Genomic DNA from Pseudomonas fitomaticsae:
GGCGTTATCCGCGTCTGGCCGACGCACGGTTACCGGCGTTCAACTGGCCGGGGCTCGCGGCTTACGCGGCCGGGACCGTCGCAGCATTCGGCTCGCCGTGGGTCGCGCCGCTGGTCGGGATCGCCGTTGCCGCGTTAACGTATATCGCAGTGACCGGCCTGCTCGGCGCCCGCAACGCGGCCGCCCCTCTACAAGATCTATAAAAGGATTCGCCCGATGCACATCATCAACGCCCGACTGCGCAACCAGGAAGGTTTGCACGAATTGCACCTCGAAGACGGCCTGATCCGCAGCATCGCGCGCCAGACCGAAGCGCCGACCCTGGGCCCCGACGACCTCGATGCCGGCGGCAATCTGGTGGTGCCGCCCTTTGTCGAGCCGCACATTCACCTCGACGCCACCCTGACCGCCGGCGAGCCACGCTGGAACATGAGCGGCACGCTGTTCGAAGGCATCGAATGCTGGGGCGAGCGCAAGGTCACCATCACCCAGGAAGACACCAAAACCCGGGCGAAGAAAACCATTCAGACCCTCGCCGCCCACGGCATCCAGCACGTGCGCACCCACGTCGACGTCACCGATCCGCAGCTCACTGCGCTCAAGGCGATGCTCGAAGTGCGCGAAGAAAGCCGTCACCTGATCGACCTGCAAATCGTCGCGTTCCCCCAGGAAGGCATCGAGTCGTTCCGCAATGGCCGCGAGCTGATGGAAGAAGCGATCCGCATGGGCGCGGACGTGGTCGGCGGGATTCCGCATTTCGAGTACACCCGCGACCAAGGCGTCAGCTCGGTGAAGTTCCTGATGGACCTGGCCGAGCGTACTGGCTGTCTGGTGGACGTGCACTGCGACGAAACCGACGACCCGCATTCGCGCTTCCTCGAAGTGCTGGCCGAAGAGGCCCGCAGCCGCGACATGGGCGCCCTCGTGACCGCCAGCCACACCACTGCGATGGGCTCCTACGACAACGCCTACTGCGCCAAACTGTTCCGTCTGCTCGGGCATTCGGGGATCAGTTTTGTCTCCTGCCCGACCGAAAGCATTCACCTGCAAGGGCGCTTCGACAACTTCCCGAAACGCCGGGGCGTGACCCGCGTCAACGAACTGCTCGAAGCCGGTATGAACGTCTGTTTCGGCCAGGATTCAATCGTCGATCCGTGGTATCCGCTGGGCAACGGCAACATCCTGCGGGTACTCGAAGCCGGTCTGCACATCTGCCACATGCTCGGTTACCGTAACCTGCAAAGCGCGCTGGATCTGGTCACCGACAACAGTGCCAAGGCCATGCACCTAGGTGAGCGCTACGGTCTGGAACAGGGCCGCCCGGCGAACCTGCTGATCCTGTCGGCGGACAGCGATTACGAAGTGATCCGCAGCCAGGGCCTGCCGCTGTATTCGATCCGCAACGGCAAGGTGCTGATGAAGCGCCAGATGCCGGTGGTGGAATTCATGGAGGGTTGATCGACCGTTATGAACCGGGACGGCTTTATTGCAAAACGATAGAGCCGACCTGTCAGATCTGACAGGCGACAATTGCTGCGAACAGGCCCACAGTGAAGTCCAAGGGATCCATCGTTCCCGGGGGGACGATCATGAAAGGGACTTCACCATTTCGCCTGATACTCACTGTCTGCCTGACCTTCGCCACAACGACAACGGCGATGGCCGCCGTTCGCAACGGCAGTGGTGAAGAGATCCTGCTGCAAGGCTTTCACTGGAACTCAAGCCGCAATCAAACGCCCTGGTATTCGGTACTTGCGCAGCAGGCGAAGACCATTGGCGACGACGGCTTCACGCTGATCTGGATGCCGCCGCCGTGGACCGATTCCTCGCAGTGGAATACACCCACGGCTGCTGGCGGCGGTGAAGGATACTTCTGGAACAGCTTCGACAAGAACGGCCGTTACGGCAGTGATCAGCAACTCAAACAAGCGGTGCTGGCGCTCAATAGCGCGGGCGTGAAAGTCGTCTACGACGTCGTGCCCAATCACATGAGCGATAAAGCGGTCTATTCAATGTTCCCGAGAGGAACCAACGAATGGCGGCAGGACTGCATTCAATGCGATGAAGGTGACCCGTTCATGGATGGCGCAGCCGACCTGAACACTGCCAATCCGACAGTCTTGGACGCCTTCCAAAAAGAATTCACCAATCTGCGCGACAACTACGGCGCTCAAGGCCTGCGCTTTGACTTCGTCCGTGGTTATGCGCCACAAACTGTCGATCGCTGGATGAACGTCTTCGGCAACCAGCAATTCTGCGTCGGCGAAAACTGGAAAGGCCCGAACGAATACCCTCAGGGCGACTGGCGACGCAGTGCAAGCTGGCAGGATGCGCTCAAGGATTGGTCGGATCGTTCGCACTGCACGGTGTTCGATTTTGCCCTCAAGGAGCGCATGCAGAACGGCTCGCTCGCTGAGTGGCGCCACGGTTTGAATGGCAATCCGGATCCCGCCTGGCGCGCAATCGCGGTGACCTTCGTCGACAATCACGACACCGGTTACTCACCTGGCGCCTACGGCGGCCAACATCACTGGGCGCTGCCCGATCCACTGGTCAATCTGGCTTACGCCTACATCCTCAGCAGTCCCGGCACACCGACCGTGTACTGGCCGCACATGTACGACTGGCAACGCGATCAACTGATCCGGCAATTGATCAAATTGCGCAAGGGCGCGGGTATCCGTGCTGACTCGCCGATTCGCTTCAACACAGCCTATTCGGGACTGGTCGCCACAACGTCGGGCGTGAGCGGGACGTTGGTGATCGCGCTGAAGTCCGATCTGCAACAGTTGCCGCAGGGCATGGGCACGCCGACCTTGAGCTGGGACAACGGCGATATCCGGATCTGGAACACATCGGTCGAACCGGCGGCGACCAAAGTCAACGTCCACTGCGACAATGCCAATCCACAACCCGGTGAACGCGTCTATGCTGTCGGGTCGTCACTGGAATTCGGCGCGTGGGACCCACAGCATGCGGTGTCGCTGACGCTGAACAACAACCGCTGGAGCACAACCGTTGAGGTGCCAGGTCAGCAAAAACTCGAGTGGAAGTGCATCGTGCGCGGCCAGGCTCCGACAGCGGTGTATTGGCAGGCCGGTGCGAATAACGCATTCACCAGCGGTGCCGTGACCGACACTGTCGGGCGCTTCTGATCTCGAGGTTTCA
This window encodes:
- the codA gene encoding cytosine deaminase yields the protein MHIINARLRNQEGLHELHLEDGLIRSIARQTEAPTLGPDDLDAGGNLVVPPFVEPHIHLDATLTAGEPRWNMSGTLFEGIECWGERKVTITQEDTKTRAKKTIQTLAAHGIQHVRTHVDVTDPQLTALKAMLEVREESRHLIDLQIVAFPQEGIESFRNGRELMEEAIRMGADVVGGIPHFEYTRDQGVSSVKFLMDLAERTGCLVDVHCDETDDPHSRFLEVLAEEARSRDMGALVTASHTTAMGSYDNAYCAKLFRLLGHSGISFVSCPTESIHLQGRFDNFPKRRGVTRVNELLEAGMNVCFGQDSIVDPWYPLGNGNILRVLEAGLHICHMLGYRNLQSALDLVTDNSAKAMHLGERYGLEQGRPANLLILSADSDYEVIRSQGLPLYSIRNGKVLMKRQMPVVEFMEG
- a CDS encoding glucan 1,4-alpha-maltotetraohydrolase domain-containing protein — translated: MKGTSPFRLILTVCLTFATTTTAMAAVRNGSGEEILLQGFHWNSSRNQTPWYSVLAQQAKTIGDDGFTLIWMPPPWTDSSQWNTPTAAGGGEGYFWNSFDKNGRYGSDQQLKQAVLALNSAGVKVVYDVVPNHMSDKAVYSMFPRGTNEWRQDCIQCDEGDPFMDGAADLNTANPTVLDAFQKEFTNLRDNYGAQGLRFDFVRGYAPQTVDRWMNVFGNQQFCVGENWKGPNEYPQGDWRRSASWQDALKDWSDRSHCTVFDFALKERMQNGSLAEWRHGLNGNPDPAWRAIAVTFVDNHDTGYSPGAYGGQHHWALPDPLVNLAYAYILSSPGTPTVYWPHMYDWQRDQLIRQLIKLRKGAGIRADSPIRFNTAYSGLVATTSGVSGTLVIALKSDLQQLPQGMGTPTLSWDNGDIRIWNTSVEPAATKVNVHCDNANPQPGERVYAVGSSLEFGAWDPQHAVSLTLNNNRWSTTVEVPGQQKLEWKCIVRGQAPTAVYWQAGANNAFTSGAVTDTVGRF